The region AACGGCAGCAGCCCGAGCCCATCGGACGTCGTGCCTTCGGGAAACACGCACATCAGTTCGCCCGCACCCAGCCGAGTCGCGAGCTCGTGCATGATCCGCTTCGCGTCGCTACGCTTCTCGCGCTGGATGAACACGGTATCGAGCTGCTGCGCGAGCCAGCCGACCACCGGCCAGCGGCGGATCTCCGCCTTCGATACGAACGGCGTCGGCCGCCACGCATTGATCACGTAGATATCGATCCACGAGATGTGATTCGCGATCACCAGCGCGCCGCGATCGAGGCGCGCCGCGTCGTTGTGCACGACGAGCCGCATCCCGGCGAGCCGCAGCATCTTCAGCGACCACGCGCGATTGAGTTCGAGCCGCTCGGCGGCACTCGCATGCGGAAAGCTCCGCGCGACGGTCCACATCCCATGCAGCAGATGCGTGACGAGACGGAGTTTGCGGATCAGCAGTTTCATCGCGATCAACGCTGTTCGAATGCCACGTGACCCGCGACGATGGTCGCCCGGACACGCGCCGGCAGTTCGTAGCCGAGGAACGGCGTGTTGTGCCCCTGGCTCTTCAGCGCGCGCGGTTCGACACGCCAGTGTGCGTCGCGGTCGAACACGCAGATATCAGCCGCGCCGCCGACTTCGATGCGGCCAGCCGCGAGCTTCAGTACGCCGGCCGGCGCGGCGGTGATCCGCTTCAGCGCGGTCGAGAGCGGTACGCCCGCTTCGTTTGCCCACTTCACGGTCAGCGACAGGAACAGTTCGAGCCCGGTCGCGCCCGGCGTCGCTTCGGCGAACGGCAGTAGTTTCTCGTCGTCGTCGACAGGCGTGTGGTCGGAGCAGATCGCGTCGATCGTGCCGTCCGCGAGGCCCGCGCGGATCGCGTCGCGATCGCGCTGCTGACGCAGCGGCGGGTCGAGCCGGAACTGCGCGTCGAAGTAACCGATATCGACGTCGATCAGATGCACGTGATTGATCGTCACGTCACAGGTGATGGTGAGCCCTTCGGCCTTCGCCTCGCGCACCAGCGCGATACCCGCCGACGACGACACATGCGACAGATGCACGCGCGCACCCGTCACGCGCACGAGTTCGAAAATCGTATGCAGCGCGATCGTCTCAGCGGACACCGGCACACCCGATAATCCAAGCCGCGACGCAAGCGCACCGCTCGCCGCAACGCCGCCCTGCGCGAGATACGCGTCCTGCGGCCGCAGCCACACGGTGAAGCCATACGTGCTCGCATACTGCAGCGCGCGCAGCAGCACCTGCGTGTCGACGACCGGCACGTCGGCCTGCGAGAAGCCGATACAGCCCGCTTCGGTCAGCTCGACCATCTCGGTGATCGTCTGCCCCTGCAGGCCGACCGTCAGCGCGCCGAGCGGGTACACGTGCGCCTGGTTCAGATTGCGCGCGCGGAACTTCAGCATCTCGACGAGACCGGGCTCGTCGAGTACCGGATCGGTATCGGGCGGACACGCGAGTGTCGTCACGCCGCCCGCGAGCGCGGCGGCCATTTCGGACTCGAGCGTCGCCTTGTGCTCGAAGCCCGGCTCGCGCAAGCGCGCGGACAGATCGACGAACCCCGGCGACACGAACAGGCCGCGCGCGTCGACGGTCTTCGCCGCGTGAAAATCGGCGGGCGCGCTGCCGAGCGCGACGATCTTGCCCGCCGCGATGAATACGTCATGCTGCTGTTCGGTGCCGGCCACCGGATCGATCACCGTGCCGCCTTGAATATGAATCTTCATGCGCTGCCTTTTTGTTCTGTCTGATGTGCCGCTATCACGCGTATCGCCCGCGTCAGTCGTGATTGCCCGCGACGATACCCATCACTGCCATCCGCACGGCGATGCCGAACGTGACCTGGTTCAGGATCACCGACTGCGGCCCGTCCGCCACCTGCGAGTCGATCTCGACGCCGCGGTTCATCGGACCGGGGTGCATCACGATCGCATCAGGCTTCGCGAGTGCGAGCCGTTCGGGCGTGAGCCCCCAACTCTTGAAGTACTCCTGCGCCGACGGCAGCAGCGCGCCGCTCATCCGTTCGTTCTGCAGGCGGAGCATGATGATCACGTCGACGTCCTTCAGCCCTTCGTCGAGGTTGTGGAACACGCGCACGCCCATCTGCTCGAGGCCGCCCGGCAGCAGCGTGCGCGGCCCGATCGCGCGCACTTCCGGTACGCCGAGCGTGGTCAGCCCATGGATGTCCGAGCGCGCGACGCGCGAATGCAGGATGTCGCCGACGATCGCCACGCGCAGATTCGTGAAATCGCGCTTGTAGTGGCGGATCGTGTACATATCGAGCAGACCCTGCGTCGGGTGCGCGTGGCGGCCGTCGCCGGCGTTGATCACATGCACGTGCGGCGCGCAATGCTCGGCGATCAGGTACGGTGCGCCGCTCGACGCGTGACGCACGACGAACATGTCCGCATGCATCGCCGACAGGTTGTTGATCGTGTCG is a window of Paraburkholderia flava DNA encoding:
- a CDS encoding lysophospholipid acyltransferase family protein, yielding MKLLIRKLRLVTHLLHGMWTVARSFPHASAAERLELNRAWSLKMLRLAGMRLVVHNDAARLDRGALVIANHISWIDIYVINAWRPTPFVSKAEIRRWPVVGWLAQQLDTVFIQREKRSDAKRIMHELATRLGAGELMCVFPEGTTSDGLGLLPFHSNMFQAAVAAGCPVQPVCLMYEDAQGRQSTAPAYIGDLSLGDSLNALLRGGPLTAHVYVGEAIAPGGERRELTAQAEASVRRALEAMQSGTVASLPVSANTVTQSEKGDGPGTTLPAR
- a CDS encoding dihydroorotase — its product is MKIHIQGGTVIDPVAGTEQQHDVFIAAGKIVALGSAPADFHAAKTVDARGLFVSPGFVDLSARLREPGFEHKATLESEMAAALAGGVTTLACPPDTDPVLDEPGLVEMLKFRARNLNQAHVYPLGALTVGLQGQTITEMVELTEAGCIGFSQADVPVVDTQVLLRALQYASTYGFTVWLRPQDAYLAQGGVAASGALASRLGLSGVPVSAETIALHTIFELVRVTGARVHLSHVSSSAGIALVREAKAEGLTITCDVTINHVHLIDVDIGYFDAQFRLDPPLRQQRDRDAIRAGLADGTIDAICSDHTPVDDDEKLLPFAEATPGATGLELFLSLTVKWANEAGVPLSTALKRITAAPAGVLKLAAGRIEVGGAADICVFDRDAHWRVEPRALKSQGHNTPFLGYELPARVRATIVAGHVAFEQR
- a CDS encoding aspartate carbamoyltransferase catalytic subunit; amino-acid sequence: MNTATQGSSDSADADRFRYGFLKGNPQLTKNGELKHLLTIEGLPRAIVTHILDTAEQFVSVTDREVKKVPLLRGKSVFNLFFENSTRTRTTFEIAAKRLSADVINLNINASSTSKGESLLDTINNLSAMHADMFVVRHASSGAPYLIAEHCAPHVHVINAGDGRHAHPTQGLLDMYTIRHYKRDFTNLRVAIVGDILHSRVARSDIHGLTTLGVPEVRAIGPRTLLPGGLEQMGVRVFHNLDEGLKDVDVIIMLRLQNERMSGALLPSAQEYFKSWGLTPERLALAKPDAIVMHPGPMNRGVEIDSQVADGPQSVILNQVTFGIAVRMAVMGIVAGNHD